A genomic stretch from Burkholderia pyrrocinia includes:
- the mnmC gene encoding bifunctional tRNA (5-methylaminomethyl-2-thiouridine)(34)-methyltransferase MnmD/FAD-dependent 5-carboxymethylaminomethyl-2-thiouridine(34) oxidoreductase MnmC: MPDRLVPATLALRDDGTLVSPEYGDLHRGASGALAHHLCVSGNGLPARWQGRRAFTIVATGFGAGSHFLATWAAWRDDPVRCERLHFVAVEPHPFSRDDLRRAVSHIVANTTISADVDALVDAWPMLVPGLHRLEFDAGRVVLTLAFGDAVDMLTKLVARADAFYLDGFTSSGDADLCATDVVRALAKIAGEGATFATHANSGAVKHALGESGFTYREVDDSLVGEYAPRWRARRHEPPRALPVAARRAIVIGAGLAGCAVVERLAARGWEVTLIERHERIASEASGNPAGVFHPLMTRDDNVASRLTRSGFLHAIARWRALERAGHAFARSTHGMIHLAESADDFARMRDAFDAFGAPSDYASLLDTDAARAHLNLPVAHGGLLFPHGGAVWPAGLCAAQCAAAGERVRLLASTGVARLERRGDTWHAFDSTGGTLAEAPVVVLANAGDAVRLAGLQHVVLQPVRGQLTLLPPGTAAPLPCPAIGDGYAVPLDDGTLLIGATFEPDDVDPAMRAAGHIENLDRVRHLLPGLIGDVPDLGTLRGRVAFRWVVADRLPLIGPLADETQAVANARALSGAKARDLPRTPGLYGAFGFGSRGLVWAALGAELIASQLEGEPWPLERELAEAVDPARFLIRALRARRVGSAG, translated from the coding sequence TCGCGGCGCATCAGGTGCGCTTGCGCATCACCTGTGCGTCTCCGGCAACGGGCTGCCGGCGCGCTGGCAAGGCCGCCGCGCATTCACGATCGTCGCGACGGGATTCGGCGCAGGCAGCCACTTCCTCGCGACATGGGCCGCGTGGCGCGACGATCCGGTGCGCTGCGAGCGGCTGCATTTCGTCGCAGTCGAGCCGCATCCGTTCTCGCGCGACGATTTGCGCCGCGCGGTTTCGCATATCGTTGCGAACACAACCATATCGGCCGACGTCGATGCACTGGTCGACGCCTGGCCGATGCTCGTGCCGGGCCTGCACCGGCTCGAATTCGACGCAGGGCGCGTGGTGCTCACGCTCGCGTTCGGCGATGCAGTCGACATGCTGACCAAGCTCGTCGCGCGCGCCGATGCGTTTTATCTTGACGGCTTCACGTCGTCGGGCGACGCGGATCTCTGCGCGACCGACGTGGTTCGTGCGCTCGCGAAAATCGCCGGCGAAGGCGCGACGTTTGCAACGCATGCGAATTCCGGCGCCGTGAAACACGCACTCGGCGAATCGGGTTTCACGTATCGCGAAGTCGACGATTCGCTCGTCGGCGAATATGCGCCGCGCTGGCGCGCGCGCCGGCACGAGCCGCCGCGCGCACTGCCCGTTGCGGCGCGCCGCGCGATCGTGATCGGCGCGGGCCTGGCCGGCTGCGCGGTCGTCGAACGCCTGGCCGCGCGCGGCTGGGAAGTCACGCTGATCGAGCGGCACGAACGGATCGCGAGCGAAGCGTCGGGCAATCCGGCCGGCGTATTCCATCCGCTGATGACACGCGACGACAACGTCGCAAGCCGGCTCACGCGCAGCGGCTTCCTGCACGCGATCGCACGCTGGCGCGCACTCGAACGCGCGGGCCATGCGTTCGCGCGCAGCACGCACGGGATGATCCATCTCGCCGAATCGGCCGACGACTTCGCGCGGATGCGCGATGCATTCGATGCGTTCGGCGCACCATCCGACTATGCGTCGCTGCTCGATACCGATGCCGCGCGCGCGCATCTGAACCTGCCGGTCGCGCATGGCGGCCTGCTGTTTCCGCATGGCGGCGCCGTCTGGCCGGCCGGGCTGTGCGCGGCGCAATGCGCGGCGGCCGGCGAACGCGTGCGCTTGCTCGCGTCTACCGGTGTCGCGCGGCTCGAGCGGCGGGGCGACACATGGCATGCGTTTGATTCGACGGGCGGCACGCTGGCCGAAGCGCCCGTCGTCGTGCTTGCGAACGCGGGCGACGCCGTGCGTCTCGCGGGGCTGCAGCATGTCGTGCTGCAACCGGTGCGCGGTCAACTCACGCTGCTGCCGCCCGGCACCGCGGCGCCGTTGCCGTGCCCGGCGATCGGCGACGGTTACGCGGTGCCGCTCGACGACGGCACGCTGCTGATCGGCGCGACGTTCGAACCCGACGACGTCGATCCGGCGATGCGCGCGGCCGGTCACATCGAAAACCTCGACCGCGTGCGGCACCTGCTGCCGGGCCTGATCGGCGACGTGCCGGACCTGGGCACGCTGCGCGGCCGCGTTGCATTCCGCTGGGTCGTCGCCGATCGCCTGCCGCTGATCGGACCGCTCGCGGACGAAACGCAGGCCGTTGCGAACGCACGCGCGCTGAGCGGCGCAAAGGCGCGCGACCTGCCGCGCACGCCCGGCCTCTACGGCGCATTCGGCTTTGGCTCGCGCGGCCTCGTGTGGGCCGCGCTCGGCGCCGAACTGATCGCATCGCAGCTCGAAGGCGAGCCGTGGCCGCTCGAGCGCGAACTCGCCGAAGCCGTCGATCCCGCCCGCTTCCTGATCCGCGCGCTGCGCGCGCGCCGCGTCGGCTCGGCCGGCTGA
- a CDS encoding cation:proton antiporter — protein sequence MKSAFSFLPNWPLAPDAVFWAGLALFAAGLCGELCYRAWRLPRITGYAVIGLVAGSFGFGVIDASTDETSRLLIDVALGLLLFELGSRLDLRWIRRNPWLVASSLAEATLTFVLVLFVMLALGVSGMVALVLSAIAIATSPSMVIQLKTELRAEGQVSQRLITLTALNSVYAIVLTKLVTSWLHQEAYGNVFATILQPLYLIAGSFIVAYLVARSCNFLFRHMTSTMRDEHSFVALFGLVMLAIAVAQALKLSTLLTLLLAGIIVKNLEARPQLWPEHFGTAGWLLTVVLFVLTLTSFTWGDIALGGLLSIVLIVTRLVAKLAGVVAFAKPSGIGMKQGVALGIALTPMSALSYLLVDDTYQLYPNFDPHLRAIVMCTIVILQLVSPFVVYRCLSAVGERSDSN from the coding sequence ATGAAGTCGGCGTTCTCATTCCTGCCCAACTGGCCGCTCGCGCCGGATGCCGTGTTCTGGGCCGGGCTCGCGCTGTTCGCGGCCGGCCTGTGTGGCGAACTGTGCTATCGCGCATGGCGCCTGCCGCGCATCACCGGTTATGCGGTGATCGGTCTCGTCGCCGGTTCGTTCGGATTCGGCGTGATCGACGCGAGCACCGACGAAACCTCGCGGCTGCTGATCGACGTCGCGCTCGGCCTGCTGCTGTTCGAGCTCGGCAGCCGCCTCGACCTGCGCTGGATCCGGCGCAATCCGTGGCTCGTCGCGTCGAGTCTCGCGGAAGCCACGCTGACGTTCGTGCTCGTGCTGTTCGTGATGCTTGCGCTCGGTGTGTCGGGAATGGTTGCACTCGTGCTGTCGGCGATCGCGATCGCGACGTCGCCGTCGATGGTGATCCAGCTCAAGACCGAACTGCGCGCGGAAGGGCAGGTGTCGCAGCGCCTCATCACGCTGACCGCGCTCAACAGCGTGTACGCGATCGTGCTGACCAAGCTCGTCACGAGCTGGCTGCACCAGGAAGCGTACGGCAACGTGTTCGCGACGATCCTGCAGCCGCTCTACCTGATCGCCGGTTCGTTCATCGTCGCGTATCTCGTCGCGCGTTCGTGCAATTTCCTGTTTCGCCACATGACGTCGACGATGCGCGACGAGCATTCGTTCGTCGCGCTGTTCGGGCTCGTGATGCTGGCGATCGCGGTGGCACAGGCGCTGAAGCTGTCGACGCTGCTCACGCTGCTGCTCGCGGGCATCATCGTGAAGAACCTCGAAGCGCGTCCGCAGCTGTGGCCCGAGCATTTCGGCACGGCCGGCTGGCTGCTGACGGTGGTCCTGTTCGTGCTGACGCTCACGTCGTTCACGTGGGGCGACATCGCGCTCGGCGGGCTGCTCTCGATCGTGCTGATCGTCACGCGGCTCGTCGCGAAGCTGGCCGGCGTCGTCGCGTTCGCGAAGCCGAGCGGCATCGGGATGAAGCAGGGCGTCGCGCTCGGCATCGCGCTCACGCCGATGTCCGCGCTGTCGTACCTGCTCGTCGACGACACCTACCAGCTCTATCCGAATTTCGACCCGCACCTGCGTGCGATCGTGATGTGCACGATCGTGATCCTGCAGCTCGTCAGCCCGTTCGTGGTCTACCGCTGCCTGTCGGCGGTCGGCGAACGCAGCGACAGCAACTGA
- a CDS encoding YbdK family carboxylate-amine ligase: protein MALETFVNSEPFTFGVELEIQVVNTHNYDLTKAASDLMRLIQGETFPGNITPEITESMIELSTGICHSHEQAVSELHAIRDVLVKAADQLNVGLAGGGTHAFQQWSDRQIYDAPRFQYISELYGYLAKQFTVFGQHVHIGCPDPDSALFLLHSMSRFIPHFIALSASSPFVQNVDTGFHSARLNSVFAFPLSGRAPFVLTWDSFEEYFMKMVNTGVVNSMKDFYWDIRPKPGYGTIEVRVMDTPLSVDRAAAIACYIQTLARYLLTDRPLKLSEDDYLVYTFNRFEACRFGLEGTCVNPQTGERRTIAEDILDTLDRIAPHAAALGSRAALDEIGALAKARVNDASWLRTVFKQEKSLNETVRQQCLRWRE from the coding sequence ATGGCACTCGAAACCTTCGTCAATTCCGAACCGTTCACGTTCGGTGTCGAACTGGAGATCCAGGTCGTCAACACGCACAACTACGACCTGACCAAGGCTGCATCCGACCTGATGCGCCTGATCCAGGGCGAGACCTTTCCGGGCAACATCACGCCCGAAATCACCGAGAGCATGATCGAGCTGTCGACCGGCATCTGCCATTCGCACGAGCAGGCGGTCAGCGAACTGCACGCGATCCGCGACGTGCTCGTGAAGGCGGCCGACCAGCTCAACGTCGGGCTCGCCGGCGGCGGCACGCACGCGTTCCAGCAATGGAGCGACCGGCAGATCTACGATGCGCCGCGCTTCCAGTACATCTCCGAGCTATACGGCTATCTGGCCAAACAGTTCACCGTGTTCGGCCAGCACGTGCACATCGGCTGTCCCGATCCCGACAGCGCGCTGTTCCTGCTGCACTCGATGTCGCGCTTCATTCCGCACTTCATCGCGCTGTCCGCGTCGTCGCCGTTCGTGCAGAACGTCGACACGGGCTTCCATTCGGCACGCCTGAATTCGGTGTTCGCGTTCCCGCTGTCGGGCCGCGCGCCGTTCGTGCTGACCTGGGACAGCTTCGAGGAGTACTTCATGAAGATGGTGAACACGGGCGTCGTCAACTCGATGAAGGACTTCTACTGGGACATCCGCCCGAAGCCCGGCTACGGGACGATCGAGGTGCGCGTGATGGATACGCCGCTGTCGGTCGACCGCGCGGCGGCGATCGCCTGCTACATCCAGACGCTCGCGCGCTACCTGCTGACCGACCGGCCGCTGAAGCTGTCGGAGGACGACTACCTCGTCTATACGTTCAACCGTTTCGAAGCGTGCCGCTTCGGGCTCGAGGGCACCTGCGTGAATCCTCAGACAGGTGAACGCCGCACGATCGCAGAAGACATCCTCGACACGCTCGACCGGATCGCGCCGCATGCGGCTGCGCTCGGTTCTCGCGCGGCGCTCGACGAGATCGGTGCGCTTGCCAAGGCGCGCGTGAACGACGCATCGTGGTTGAGAACCGTTTTCAAACAGGAAAAATCGCTGAACGAAACGGTCCGGCAGCAGTGCTTACGCTGGCGCGAATGA